One Faecalicatena sp. Marseille-Q4148 DNA window includes the following coding sequences:
- a CDS encoding dihydrofolate reductase produces MRKVILFIAMSLDGYIADKNGSVSWLQGQGADEENVDTYSEFIKDIDTVFMGWNTYHQIVTELSPEEWVYEGLNTYVFTHRKNTETLPFAEQIYFTEEDPVQLIKELQEKEGKNIWICGGAELVRQLREAELIDRYHISIMPTLIGKGIRLFGEKDEENKLRLMKVNHYNGITELIYELR; encoded by the coding sequence ATGAGAAAAGTTATTTTATTTATTGCAATGAGTCTGGACGGCTATATTGCAGATAAGAACGGCAGCGTTAGCTGGCTGCAGGGACAGGGAGCAGATGAAGAGAATGTAGATACTTACTCTGAGTTTATCAAAGACATTGACACTGTATTTATGGGGTGGAATACCTATCATCAGATCGTAACAGAGCTATCTCCGGAAGAGTGGGTGTATGAGGGACTGAATACTTATGTTTTTACCCACAGGAAGAATACAGAAACATTACCATTTGCGGAACAAATCTATTTTACGGAAGAAGATCCGGTACAGCTTATAAAAGAGTTACAGGAGAAAGAAGGAAAAAATATCTGGATCTGCGGCGGAGCAGAGCTTGTCCGACAACTGAGGGAGGCAGAGTTAATTGACCGTTATCATATTTCAATTATGCCGACATTAATCGGGAAAGGAATACGGCTGTTTGGAGAAAAGGATGAGGAGAACAAACTGCGTTTGATGAAAGTAAATCATTACAATGGAATTACAGAGCTGATTTATGAATTAAGATAA
- a CDS encoding hemolysin III family protein, producing MTLDKIKDPGSAITHFIAMVAAIIGAFPLLFKAAHNPDHTAVFALTVYIISLILLYAASTTYHTFNISEKVNTALKKWDHMMIFVLIAGSYTPVCLLVLDKHTGVILLTLVWAIATVGIILKAFWVFCPKWVSSLLYIGMGWTCILAYSQIVDALSPAAFGWLLAGGIIYTVGGIIYALKLPIFNNRHKNFGSHEIFHLFVMAGSFCHFILMYVYIL from the coding sequence ATGACTTTAGATAAGATTAAAGATCCCGGAAGTGCTATTACTCATTTTATTGCTATGGTTGCCGCAATTATTGGCGCATTTCCATTATTATTTAAGGCGGCGCACAATCCTGACCATACAGCTGTTTTTGCACTTACCGTATATATTATCAGCCTGATTCTTCTCTATGCTGCAAGTACGACTTATCATACATTCAATATTTCTGAAAAAGTAAATACTGCTCTGAAAAAATGGGATCACATGATGATCTTTGTATTGATTGCCGGAAGCTACACACCAGTCTGTCTTCTTGTACTCGACAAGCACACCGGCGTTATCCTGCTGACGCTCGTCTGGGCCATTGCCACAGTCGGAATCATTCTCAAGGCGTTCTGGGTATTCTGTCCGAAATGGGTATCTTCTCTTCTCTATATCGGAATGGGATGGACCTGCATCCTCGCTTACAGTCAGATTGTCGATGCGCTCAGTCCTGCTGCATTTGGATGGCTTCTGGCAGGCGGTATCATTTACACAGTCGGCGGCATTATTTACGCATTGAAACTGCCAATCTTCAATAACCGTCACAAGAATTTCGGAAGTCACGAGATCTTTCATCTTTTTGTTATGGCTGGAAGTTTCTGCCACTTTATTTTAATGTATGTATATATTTTATAA
- a CDS encoding ECF transporter S component gives MKNTNGKIMKLAQTALMAALCYVSFTFLQIKIPMPGGADATSLHIGNAFCVLGALFLGGWYGGMAGAIGMTIADLMDPIYIVGAPKTFVLKLCIGLITGFVAHQIAHINESTDKKYVFKWSVIASVAGLGFNVVADPLVGYLYKQYILGQPQEMASVLAKWSTATTFVNAVVSVILVGFMYNALRPVLIKTGILVTRGTVHRNA, from the coding sequence ATGAAAAACACAAATGGAAAAATTATGAAGCTGGCACAGACAGCACTGATGGCAGCATTATGTTATGTATCTTTTACATTTTTACAGATTAAAATTCCGATGCCGGGCGGAGCAGATGCAACGTCTCTTCATATTGGAAATGCATTTTGCGTATTAGGAGCGCTTTTCCTCGGCGGATGGTATGGAGGTATGGCAGGAGCCATCGGTATGACGATTGCCGATCTTATGGATCCAATCTATATCGTAGGAGCGCCAAAGACATTTGTATTGAAATTATGTATCGGATTGATTACAGGATTTGTGGCACATCAAATTGCCCATATCAATGAGAGTACAGATAAAAAATATGTATTTAAGTGGAGTGTGATCGCGTCAGTCGCAGGACTTGGATTCAATGTTGTGGCAGATCCGCTTGTAGGATATCTCTATAAACAATATATCCTGGGACAGCCGCAGGAGATGGCAAGCGTTCTGGCGAAATGGAGTACTGCAACAACATTTGTCAATGCAGTTGTTTCTGTAATTTTAGTTGGATTTATGTACAATGCGCTTAGACCGGTTTTGATTAAAACAGGAATTCTTGTCACAAGAGGAACTGTTCACAGAAATGCATAG
- a CDS encoding NADH peroxidase: protein MKKWVCTVCGYVYEGENAPAECPQCHVPAEKFQEMAGERTWAAEHVVGVAQGVSEDIIADLRANFEGECSEVGMYLAMARVAHREGYPEIGLYWEKAAYEEAEHAAKFAELLGEVVTDSTKKNLEMRVEAENGATAGKFDLAKRAKAANLDAIHDTVHEMARDEARHGKAFEGLLKRYFG, encoded by the coding sequence ATGAAAAAATGGGTTTGTACAGTATGCGGTTATGTTTATGAAGGAGAAAATGCACCAGCTGAATGTCCACAGTGCCACGTTCCGGCAGAGAAATTCCAGGAAATGGCTGGCGAAAGAACTTGGGCAGCAGAGCATGTTGTTGGAGTAGCTCAGGGCGTAAGCGAAGATATCATCGCTGATTTAAGAGCTAACTTCGAAGGTGAATGTTCAGAAGTTGGTATGTACCTTGCAATGGCTAGAGTAGCTCACAGAGAAGGATATCCGGAAATCGGACTTTACTGGGAAAAAGCTGCTTACGAAGAAGCAGAGCATGCTGCAAAATTCGCTGAATTATTAGGTGAAGTTGTAACAGACAGCACAAAGAAAAACCTTGAGATGAGAGTTGAAGCTGAGAATGGCGCTACAGCAGGTAAATTTGACCTTGCTAAACGTGCTAAAGCTGCTAACCTTGATGCAATCCATGATACAGTTCATGAGATGGCTAGAGACGAAGCTCGTCACGGAAAAGCATTCGAAGGTCTGTTAAAGAGATACTTCGGCTAA
- a CDS encoding transcriptional repressor, translated as MAALKYSRQRESIKEFLNSTKEHPTADMVYTHVRKDFPNISLGTVYRNLNLLADIGEATKITTSDGGDRFDGRTEPHYHFYCSECNRLFDLDIDTMDHINELAEKNFDGKIEKHNIVFYGKCGECLKHAAEQTIENQNEKLSKKS; from the coding sequence ATGGCTGCATTAAAATACAGCAGGCAGCGCGAATCGATCAAAGAATTTCTAAATTCTACGAAAGAACATCCAACTGCAGATATGGTATATACGCATGTTCGAAAAGATTTTCCGAACATCAGTCTTGGAACTGTCTATCGCAATCTGAATCTGCTTGCCGATATCGGTGAGGCTACAAAAATCACAACCTCCGATGGTGGTGACCGCTTTGACGGAAGGACTGAACCACATTACCACTTCTACTGTTCCGAATGTAACCGATTGTTTGATCTTGATATCGATACAATGGATCACATCAATGAACTTGCAGAGAAAAACTTTGACGGAAAAATCGAAAAGCATAATATTGTTTTCTATGGTAAATGCGGCGAATGCCTGAAGCATGCGGCTGAGCAGACAATCGAAAACCAAAACGAAAAATTATCCAAAAAGTCTTGA
- a CDS encoding C40 family peptidase — protein sequence MILNDGDSSGQVIETEEYVTPTEEGEYLDMGFTNVDEGSFLYIRSEATKESEWVGKLYPDCAVHVQGAVGEWIPVESGGVTGYVKSEFLLTGNDAQAKAEELIGEAAARGEAVAKPEETVFAYAQSREAEAAAIAEAQAAEAAAREAAIQSQLPAGQAVVDFACQFIGNPYVWGGTSLTNGADCSGFVQAVYANFGISMPRTSSQMRSAGVEVSFEQAIPGDVFCYEGHVGIYIGDGQIVNAIDETHGIGISSATYTNIITIRRLV from the coding sequence ATGATATTGAATGACGGTGATTCTTCCGGTCAAGTGATAGAAACAGAAGAATATGTCACACCAACCGAAGAGGGTGAGTATTTAGATATGGGCTTTACGAATGTAGATGAAGGAAGTTTTCTTTATATAAGAAGTGAAGCCACAAAAGAAAGTGAATGGGTTGGTAAACTTTATCCGGATTGTGCTGTCCATGTCCAGGGAGCTGTGGGAGAGTGGATTCCGGTAGAATCAGGCGGAGTGACAGGATATGTGAAGTCAGAATTCCTTCTAACAGGAAATGATGCACAGGCAAAGGCAGAGGAACTGATAGGTGAAGCGGCTGCAAGGGGAGAAGCGGTTGCGAAACCGGAAGAGACTGTATTTGCCTATGCACAGTCACGGGAAGCGGAAGCAGCAGCCATTGCAGAAGCTCAGGCAGCAGAAGCAGCCGCCCGGGAAGCAGCGATACAGTCTCAGTTACCTGCAGGTCAGGCAGTTGTTGATTTTGCCTGTCAGTTTATTGGTAATCCTTATGTGTGGGGTGGAACAAGCTTGACAAATGGAGCGGACTGTTCAGGTTTTGTACAGGCGGTGTATGCGAATTTTGGAATTAGTATGCCAAGAACATCGAGTCAGATGAGAAGTGCCGGCGTGGAAGTTTCCTTTGAACAGGCGATTCCGGGAGATGTATTTTGTTATGAAGGACATGTCGGAATTTATATAGGCGATGGTCAAATTGTTAATGCAATTGATGAAACACATGGTATTGGAATTTCGTCAGCAACCTACACGAACATTATCACAATTCGGCGACTGGTGTAG
- a CDS encoding DUF1858 domain-containing protein: MAARISKEITIGELLRMNPEVAPILMEIGMHCLGCPSAQMESLEEAAMVHGIDPVLLEEKINAFLEANA, encoded by the coding sequence ATGGCAGCTAGAATTTCTAAAGAGATTACAATCGGTGAATTACTGAGAATGAATCCGGAAGTAGCTCCAATCCTTATGGAGATCGGAATGCACTGTCTTGGATGCCCATCTGCTCAGATGGAATCACTGGAAGAAGCAGCTATGGTTCATGGTATTGATCCAGTGTTATTAGAAGAGAAGATCAATGCATTTTTAGAGGCAAATGCTTAG
- a CDS encoding adaptor protein MecA, translating to MKIEKINDNQIRCTLTRADLDDRHLKLSELAYGSEKAKSLFQDMMQQASSEFGFEADDMPLMIEAIPSADSIVLIITKVEDPEELDTRFSKFAPSPSDTTDAKKQAVLEKLEGAEQLLDILDKVKNAVAKVPETPPAPKPSVRLFSFGNLDSVIEASHLLAPMYYGASTLYKDHKSELYLLAVTKSDLSDTDFNRICNMLTEYGSLEKASSASLAYLEEHCELIVSGMAVQTLAAI from the coding sequence ATGAAAATTGAAAAAATAAACGACAACCAGATACGTTGTACGTTGACTCGAGCAGATCTCGATGACCGCCACCTGAAACTCAGTGAATTGGCATACGGATCTGAAAAAGCAAAATCACTTTTCCAGGATATGATGCAGCAGGCATCCTCTGAATTTGGATTCGAGGCAGATGACATGCCTCTGATGATCGAGGCAATTCCTTCGGCAGATTCCATTGTACTGATAATTACGAAAGTAGAGGACCCAGAAGAACTGGATACCCGGTTCTCTAAGTTTGCTCCTTCTCCGTCTGATACAACAGATGCCAAGAAGCAGGCTGTCCTTGAAAAACTCGAAGGTGCAGAACAGCTCCTTGATATACTAGATAAAGTAAAGAATGCAGTTGCCAAAGTTCCTGAGACACCACCGGCGCCAAAGCCGTCTGTAAGGCTGTTCTCCTTCGGCAATCTTGACAGTGTCATCGAAGCATCCCATTTACTTGCACCGATGTACTATGGAGCCAGTACTTTGTACAAAGATCATAAAAGTGAACTATATCTGCTTGCAGTCACCAAGTCAGATCTCTCTGACACTGATTTCAACCGGATCTGCAACATGCTGACAGAATACGGATCTTTAGAGAAAGCATCCTCTGCATCTCTTGCTTATCTGGAAGAACATTGTGAACTGATCGTATCTGGTATGGCTGTTCAGACATTAGCGGCCATTTAG
- a CDS encoding SH3 domain-containing protein, producing the protein MDEQRRTENHPERRRSSERNSQEVRPRRRMEDRTQMDVRNNEHARRVNSGRASNTGRKRKNSRRRRRRNAIIRVGVLLFLIVIALGTALFWLRYGPSKEKADKKEYYGINQENQLAVIVGTENLKAQGMLYDGRPYIEYTAVRDYVNERFYWDANENILLYTLPTDVVSVGVGSSEYTVGTAVNAEEYVILKTEGPTAYIALDFVQKYTNFDYEMFQNPNRVVITAGFGEIKEAVVRKDTQVRVRGGVKSPVLTELSKKDKVTFIENEGDWKKVRTNDGYIGYVKGNCLKKEQVKKLSRAFEEPQFTSIKRDRTINMAWNMVTNQSANSGVLETIANTKGLTTLVPTWFSVQDTMGNLISIASPEYVNYAHQSGIEVWAMVNDFDHGFGGLTTAEEIQEMLSYTSRRENLTNQLIAAAIQTGVDGINVDFEHIYTEESGFHFIQFIRELSVKCRKNNLVLSVDNYVPQGYNAQYHRKEQGIFADYVVIMGYDEHQSNSYESGSVASYDFVKEGIENTLKEVPAEKVINAVPFYTRLWSERPKTEEELAEQKDTEAAKYPMAIECETLGMSDAQARVAAAGVTAVWDEATRQNYAEWDGADGKKYKIWLEDAASLEEKLKLMKEYQLAGTGAWRIGYETPDIWELILKYVN; encoded by the coding sequence ATGGACGAACAAAGAAGAACAGAGAATCATCCTGAAAGACGCCGATCATCCGAGAGAAATTCGCAGGAAGTCAGACCGCGACGCCGGATGGAAGACAGGACGCAGATGGATGTGAGGAATAATGAACATGCGAGAAGAGTGAATTCCGGCAGAGCTTCAAATACAGGAAGAAAGAGAAAGAATTCACGCAGAAGACGCAGACGAAATGCAATCATCCGAGTAGGAGTATTATTATTCCTGATTGTGATAGCCCTTGGAACAGCTTTATTTTGGTTGAGATATGGCCCATCGAAGGAGAAAGCAGATAAGAAAGAATATTATGGAATCAATCAGGAAAACCAGCTTGCTGTCATTGTTGGAACAGAGAATCTGAAAGCGCAGGGAATGCTTTATGATGGCAGACCGTATATTGAGTATACTGCCGTCAGAGATTATGTGAATGAGCGATTCTACTGGGATGCGAATGAGAATATTTTACTTTATACGTTGCCGACAGATGTTGTTTCTGTGGGAGTCGGAAGCAGTGAGTATACAGTAGGAACAGCAGTGAATGCTGAAGAATATGTGATCTTGAAAACAGAAGGACCTACTGCATATATTGCTCTTGACTTTGTACAAAAGTATACGAATTTTGATTATGAGATGTTTCAAAATCCGAACCGTGTTGTCATTACAGCAGGATTTGGAGAAATTAAGGAAGCAGTTGTCCGGAAAGATACGCAGGTTCGCGTACGCGGCGGTGTGAAAAGTCCGGTACTAACGGAACTCAGTAAGAAGGATAAGGTTACATTTATTGAGAATGAAGGCGATTGGAAAAAAGTCCGTACCAATGATGGATATATCGGTTATGTGAAAGGAAATTGCCTGAAGAAAGAGCAGGTAAAGAAGTTATCGCGTGCTTTTGAAGAACCGCAGTTTACGAGTATCAAAAGAGACCGTACGATTAATATGGCATGGAATATGGTAACGAACCAGAGCGCTAATTCCGGTGTGCTTGAGACAATCGCGAATACAAAAGGTCTTACAACGCTTGTTCCGACATGGTTTTCTGTGCAGGATACGATGGGGAATCTGATTTCTATCGCGAGTCCGGAATATGTGAATTATGCACATCAGTCCGGAATTGAAGTGTGGGCGATGGTTAATGATTTTGACCATGGGTTTGGCGGTCTTACGACAGCAGAAGAGATTCAAGAGATGCTAAGCTACACTTCAAGACGTGAGAACCTGACAAATCAGTTAATAGCTGCGGCAATTCAGACCGGTGTAGACGGAATTAATGTGGATTTTGAGCATATTTATACAGAAGAAAGCGGATTCCATTTTATTCAGTTTATCAGGGAATTATCTGTGAAGTGCCGAAAGAATAATCTTGTATTATCTGTAGATAATTATGTGCCTCAGGGATATAATGCCCAGTACCACAGGAAAGAACAGGGAATTTTTGCTGATTATGTGGTCATTATGGGATATGACGAACATCAAAGCAATTCTTACGAAAGCGGTTCGGTAGCTTCCTATGATTTTGTGAAGGAAGGAATTGAGAATACGCTGAAAGAAGTTCCGGCGGAGAAAGTAATCAATGCCGTTCCGTTCTATACAAGATTGTGGTCTGAACGTCCGAAAACCGAAGAAGAACTGGCGGAACAGAAAGACACAGAGGCGGCGAAATATCCGATGGCAATCGAATGTGAGACGCTTGGAATGTCAGATGCACAGGCGAGAGTAGCAGCGGCTGGAGTTACAGCTGTGTGGGATGAAGCTACGAGACAGAATTATGCCGAGTGGGATGGTGCAGATGGAAAGAAATACAAGATATGGCTTGAAGATGCAGCATCGCTTGAAGAGAAGCTGAAATTGATGAAGGAATATCAACTGGCGGGAACCGGCGCCTGGAGAATCGGATATGAAACTCCGGATATTTGGGAATTAATATTGAAATATGTAAATTAA
- a CDS encoding helix-turn-helix transcriptional regulator: MGIGERIRQRRMELNISRNQLANMVHVTPSAIANYENSVSYPKPDIFIALAIALDVDANYLFRDLLLGSFGTNGRCLELTNEEKIAITKYHELPPAGKHLVQMVIDEEHTRAQKEGWVEFPCMFPGLRKKNSGFLLSDFPRVIRIKQKHVVPGMDFCFQIQLDRYAPVFKKYDILALSRTPAAHNEMGIFCLNGIYYIRMLYQTEHTRILCSLNVIDSDIYVTEEDSFECIGKIIDHIYGDYEIQGDTPSSFN; the protein is encoded by the coding sequence ATGGGAATCGGTGAAAGAATCCGTCAGCGTCGGATGGAATTAAATATATCTCGCAATCAGCTCGCCAATATGGTTCATGTTACACCTTCTGCCATCGCAAATTATGAAAACAGTGTCAGCTATCCAAAACCAGATATTTTTATTGCATTAGCTATCGCACTTGATGTAGATGCCAATTATCTCTTTCGCGATCTGCTGCTTGGAAGCTTTGGTACAAACGGCCGCTGTCTCGAATTAACAAATGAGGAAAAGATTGCAATCACAAAATATCACGAGCTCCCTCCTGCCGGCAAGCATCTTGTCCAAATGGTAATCGACGAAGAACATACCCGCGCCCAGAAAGAAGGCTGGGTAGAATTTCCATGTATGTTTCCGGGCCTTCGCAAGAAAAATTCCGGATTTTTACTTTCAGATTTCCCCCGTGTGATTCGTATTAAACAAAAACATGTCGTGCCTGGTATGGATTTTTGTTTTCAGATACAATTGGATCGATATGCACCTGTATTTAAGAAATATGATATTCTTGCTCTCTCCCGCACACCGGCAGCACACAATGAGATGGGTATTTTTTGCCTGAATGGAATTTATTATATTCGTATGCTTTATCAAACGGAACATACTCGCATTTTATGTTCTCTTAATGTCATTGATTCGGACATTTATGTAACAGAAGAAGATTCCTTTGAATGCATTGGCAAGATTATCGATCATATTTACGGCGATTATGAAATACAGGGCGATACTCCGTCCTCATTCAACTAA
- a CDS encoding helix-turn-helix domain-containing protein yields the protein MNKRIKEIRQNAGMTQREFADRIGVSRNTIAAYETDARVPIDAIIVSICREFNVNEDWLRTGLGNMYAEVNPDIQLSKALGSLLREEAGSFKKQLILSLLELNQKEWDTLEKLITSVTKKYNL from the coding sequence ATGAATAAACGAATCAAAGAAATACGGCAAAATGCCGGTATGACACAGCGGGAATTTGCTGACAGAATCGGTGTCTCAAGAAATACAATCGCAGCATACGAAACTGACGCCCGTGTTCCTATTGACGCCATTATTGTTTCGATATGCCGCGAATTTAACGTAAACGAAGACTGGCTTCGCACCGGTCTCGGAAATATGTACGCAGAAGTCAACCCTGATATCCAACTTTCCAAAGCGCTTGGCTCCCTTTTGAGAGAAGAAGCCGGTTCTTTTAAAAAACAGCTTATCCTGTCCCTTCTTGAATTAAATCAAAAAGAATGGGACACTCTTGAAAAGCTTATCACTTCTGTTACTAAAAAATACAATTTATAA
- a CDS encoding sporulation initiation factor Spo0A C-terminal domain-containing protein: MRETTMDILLRMGIPASVKGLTYICDAVELFDTDPYYPDGKICSLYMDIAKKNNTTASRVERAIRHAFETALTKGNQELLDKYLDTANTQNSNLLRSLYFRLQMEYKKTTKRNQCSAVTCEIKKQIYQEAMEVFHDELELALQKLMDSVESGYMMKV; encoded by the coding sequence ATGAGAGAAACGACAATGGATATACTATTGCGAATGGGGATTCCGGCAAGCGTGAAAGGACTGACTTATATTTGTGATGCGGTGGAGCTGTTTGATACAGATCCTTATTATCCAGACGGAAAGATATGCTCTCTTTATATGGACATTGCTAAAAAGAATAATACAACTGCCTCCAGAGTGGAACGAGCGATTCGTCATGCTTTTGAGACCGCGCTGACAAAAGGAAATCAGGAACTGCTGGATAAATACCTGGATACAGCTAATACGCAGAATTCGAATTTATTGAGAAGTCTGTATTTTCGGCTACAGATGGAGTATAAGAAGACAACAAAGAGAAATCAGTGCAGCGCAGTAACATGTGAGATTAAAAAACAGATTTATCAGGAAGCCATGGAGGTATTCCATGACGAATTAGAATTGGCGCTGCAAAAATTAATGGATTCCGTGGAAAGCGGATATATGATGAAAGTATAA
- a CDS encoding N-acetylmuramoyl-L-alanine amidase produces MKRKLELTFVLLLMIGALIFSRRLSRMIAQEASGKIDSVDVIIDAGHGGTDPGKVGINQALEKDINLEIAKKLEKLLKEKNISCKMVRTEDRLLAPEGSKQKKIEDMKERVRMINEIRPTLAVSIHQNSYTEESIKGAQVFYYKHSKKGEELAKQMQAALKALDETNHREAKANETYYLLKKTEVPTIIVECGFLSNREEAEKLSGEEYQNEAAKAIAEGIEQCISLVKR; encoded by the coding sequence ATGAAGCGAAAACTGGAACTGACATTCGTACTTCTTCTCATGATTGGAGCGTTAATCTTCAGCAGACGTTTAAGCAGGATGATTGCTCAGGAGGCATCCGGAAAAATAGACTCCGTTGATGTAATCATCGATGCAGGGCACGGGGGAACGGATCCGGGTAAGGTTGGGATCAATCAGGCGCTGGAGAAAGATATTAATCTTGAAATTGCGAAAAAACTTGAAAAACTCTTAAAAGAGAAAAACATTTCCTGCAAAATGGTGCGGACAGAAGATAGATTGCTTGCTCCGGAAGGATCAAAACAGAAGAAGATTGAAGATATGAAAGAGCGAGTCAGAATGATTAATGAGATACGACCGACACTTGCGGTCAGTATTCATCAAAATAGTTATACAGAAGAATCTATAAAAGGGGCGCAGGTATTCTATTATAAACACTCAAAAAAAGGGGAGGAACTGGCAAAACAGATGCAAGCGGCGCTCAAAGCTTTGGATGAAACAAACCATCGGGAGGCAAAAGCAAACGAAACGTATTATCTCCTAAAGAAGACGGAAGTGCCAACGATCATCGTAGAGTGTGGGTTTTTAAGCAATCGTGAAGAGGCAGAAAAACTCTCGGGAGAAGAGTACCAGAATGAGGCTGCGAAAGCGATTGCAGAGGGAATAGAGCAGTGTATTTCCCTTGTCAAGCGTTAA
- a CDS encoding threonylcarbamoyl-AMP synthase has product METIIKKTGTNELEKEAIRQAGEILEDGGLVAFPTETVYGLGANALDEEAARKTYEAKGRPSDNPLIIHIADIEALDEIVKEIPPAAHSLAKRFWPGPLTMIFEKSEIVPYGTTGGLDTVAVRMPANDTARALIRAAGGYVSAPSANTSGRPSPTEASHVADDLSGKIDMILDGGSVQIGVESTIVDMTVVPPMILRPGAVTKEMLEEVIGEVAVDQTLLSDQSKEAPKAPGMKYRHYAPKARLTIVEGEIPDVVKAIRQLTYDKIRLGKGVGIIASNETQKDYTYGIVKSIGTRENEATVAKNLYRILREFDEEEVEYIYSEAFEADGIGTAVMNRLMKAAGHQIIPASEIVKLQKFRKIIFVSDSDNSRGPMAAELLRSQPLKQEYEISSRGLVVLFPEPANQKAEAIMKSKQLTLENHQAEAFDAEVLTDETLVLTMSEELKNKILAECEKCENIYTLKEFTGGEGDVISPYGQPLASYGETFEELADLIGKLAEKLNKEAEEK; this is encoded by the coding sequence ATGGAAACAATTATTAAGAAAACAGGTACAAATGAATTAGAGAAAGAAGCAATCCGACAGGCTGGGGAGATATTAGAGGATGGAGGGCTTGTGGCGTTTCCGACAGAGACTGTTTATGGTCTCGGAGCGAATGCCTTAGATGAGGAGGCCGCAAGGAAAACATATGAGGCGAAAGGACGCCCGTCTGATAATCCTTTAATTATTCATATTGCAGATATTGAAGCGCTGGATGAGATCGTAAAAGAAATCCCGCCGGCGGCTCACAGTCTGGCGAAGCGTTTCTGGCCGGGACCGCTGACGATGATCTTTGAGAAGAGTGAGATTGTGCCGTATGGAACGACAGGAGGTCTCGATACAGTTGCAGTGAGGATGCCGGCGAACGATACGGCGAGGGCTCTGATTCGTGCAGCAGGAGGATATGTGTCAGCGCCAAGTGCAAATACATCAGGACGGCCCAGCCCGACAGAGGCATCTCATGTAGCGGATGATCTGAGCGGTAAGATTGATATGATTCTTGATGGCGGCAGCGTACAGATTGGTGTGGAATCTACAATTGTAGATATGACGGTTGTTCCGCCGATGATTCTGCGTCCGGGAGCTGTGACGAAGGAAATGCTGGAAGAAGTGATTGGCGAAGTTGCTGTTGATCAGACGCTTCTTTCAGATCAGAGTAAGGAGGCACCGAAGGCGCCGGGAATGAAGTATCGCCACTATGCGCCGAAAGCAAGGCTTACGATTGTGGAAGGTGAGATTCCGGATGTTGTGAAAGCAATCCGGCAGCTTACTTACGACAAGATCCGGCTGGGGAAAGGCGTTGGGATTATTGCGTCCAATGAGACACAGAAAGATTATACTTATGGAATTGTGAAATCGATAGGAACACGGGAAAATGAAGCAACAGTAGCAAAGAACCTGTATCGGATTCTCAGAGAATTTGATGAGGAAGAAGTGGAGTATATCTACAGTGAGGCATTTGAGGCAGACGGAATAGGAACAGCAGTAATGAATCGTCTGATGAAGGCAGCAGGGCATCAGATCATTCCCGCTTCAGAGATTGTAAAGCTTCAGAAATTCCGGAAAATTATCTTTGTCAGTGACAGCGATAACAGTCGTGGACCAATGGCTGCAGAACTTTTGCGGTCACAGCCGCTGAAACAGGAGTATGAGATCAGTTCCAGAGGCTTGGTAGTGCTTTTTCCGGAACCTGCCAATCAGAAAGCGGAAGCGATTATGAAGAGCAAGCAGCTGACGCTTGAGAATCATCAGGCAGAAGCATTTGATGCAGAGGTACTGACAGATGAGACACTTGTTTTGACAATGAGTGAAGAATTAAAAAATAAGATTCTTGCAGAATGTGAAAAATGTGAGAATATTTATACATTAAAAGAATTTACCGGCGGAGAAGGGGATGTTATATCACCTTACGGACAGCCCCTTGCAAGTTATGGAGAGACTTTTGAGGAACTTGCAGATCTGATCGGAAAACTTGCAGAAAAGTTAAATAAGGAGGCAGAAGAAAAATGA